A genomic segment from Tuwongella immobilis encodes:
- a CDS encoding ABC transporter ATP-binding protein, whose protein sequence is MPAVARVEDLVKCYQLGTTLTVLKGLNLTFEEGDFIALMGPSGSGKSTLLNILGCLDRPTSGNYFLGDVNVSEMDDDRLSDVRSRYLGFIFQSYNLLPQYTVVENIELPLIYQGTKLSEATTDRCVKLAQMVGLGQRLDHRPMQLSGGQQQRVAIARALVNDPQVILADEPTGNLDTRTSVEIMQMLTELNRIGKTIIMVTHENDIAEWAKRVIRLRDGRIETDERNAHPKGLSQYKAADLAV, encoded by the coding sequence ATGCCGGCAGTGGCTCGTGTCGAAGATCTGGTGAAATGTTATCAGTTGGGTACAACCCTCACGGTTCTCAAAGGGCTCAACCTCACATTCGAGGAAGGCGATTTTATCGCTTTGATGGGCCCATCTGGTTCCGGGAAGTCGACCCTGTTGAACATTTTGGGCTGTTTGGATCGCCCCACGAGCGGCAATTATTTTCTCGGAGATGTCAACGTCTCCGAGATGGATGATGATCGGCTGTCGGATGTCCGCTCCCGATATCTCGGGTTTATCTTCCAGTCGTATAATCTGCTGCCGCAATATACCGTGGTAGAGAATATCGAACTGCCGTTAATCTATCAGGGTACCAAACTTTCAGAAGCGACGACCGATCGCTGCGTGAAACTTGCTCAAATGGTGGGGCTGGGGCAACGCCTCGATCACCGTCCCATGCAGCTTTCCGGTGGGCAACAGCAGCGGGTTGCCATTGCGCGGGCGCTGGTGAATGATCCGCAGGTAATCCTCGCCGATGAACCAACCGGGAACCTCGACACGCGCACCAGTGTCGAAATCATGCAAATGCTCACCGAATTAAACCGCATCGGCAAAACCATCATTATGGTGACTCACGAAAATGATATTGCCGAGTGGGCCAAGCGGGTGATCCGACTGCGAGATGGGCGCATCGAAACCGATGAACGCAATGCCCACCCCAAGGGATTATCCCAATATAAAGCCGCGGATTTGGCCGTTTAA
- the greA gene encoding transcription elongation factor GreA, which produces MSDDRIPMTREGYDKLKAEVDRLAGPEMIEITRRVAAARDLGDLSENAEYHAAREDQGMLQAKINSLRDRLNRAYIVDQDTLPKDVVVFGCTVKVRDLDEHEEEEFQLVSDGMEDASNNKILVNSPIGQGLLGRKVGDQVEITVPRGTLRFKILEISFD; this is translated from the coding sequence ATGAGCGACGATCGCATCCCCATGACCCGAGAAGGGTATGACAAGCTGAAGGCCGAGGTCGATCGTCTGGCTGGGCCTGAGATGATCGAGATTACTCGGCGTGTCGCTGCGGCGCGCGACCTCGGGGATCTCAGCGAAAATGCCGAATATCATGCAGCCCGAGAAGATCAAGGGATGTTGCAAGCCAAGATCAACTCCCTGCGGGATCGCCTGAACCGTGCCTATATTGTCGATCAAGACACACTGCCCAAAGACGTGGTCGTCTTCGGCTGCACGGTGAAAGTGCGCGATCTCGACGAACACGAAGAAGAAGAATTCCAACTGGTTAGCGATGGCATGGAAGATGCCTCGAACAATAAAATCCTCGTCAATAGTCCAATCGGACAGGGATTGCTGGGTCGTAAAGTCGGCGATCAGGTCGAAATCACCGTCCCGCGCGGCACGCTTCGCTTCAAAATTCTGGAAATCTCGTTCGATTGA
- a CDS encoding response regulator, with product MSNEAKILIADDHPHGVELLEAYLAAADYEVKTASNGEETLKIVESWKPDLILLDIMMPRMSGFEVCKTLRANEATRDIAVIMVTALDQPSDVERAVEAGCDDFITKPINQQEMLKRVAAMLKARTQREPDRTLSYLESMQQEPS from the coding sequence ATGTCAAACGAAGCGAAAATTCTGATTGCGGACGATCACCCACATGGGGTGGAACTCCTGGAAGCCTATCTCGCGGCAGCCGATTATGAAGTCAAAACCGCCAGCAATGGCGAAGAGACGCTCAAAATCGTCGAATCGTGGAAGCCGGATCTGATCTTGTTGGACATCATGATGCCGCGGATGTCTGGCTTCGAAGTCTGCAAGACACTCCGCGCCAACGAAGCGACTCGCGATATTGCCGTGATTATGGTGACTGCGCTGGATCAACCCAGCGATGTCGAGCGGGCCGTTGAAGCCGGTTGCGATGACTTCATTACCAAACCGATCAACCAACAAGAGATGCTCAAGCGCGTCGCGGCCATGCTCAAAGCCCGCACGCAACGCGAACCGGATCGCACGCTGAGCTACCTGGAATCCATGCAGCAAGAGCCATCGTGA
- a CDS encoding M42 family metallopeptidase, producing MDERSQAFFRQLLDTPSPSGFERPIQDVVRAWVGEFAHEVRTDWHGNVIAARHPAPNQPSPMKIMYAGHCDQIALMVEHIDNDGYLYIQPIGGFDMQILLGQYFTVWTKSGPVPGVLSRRPPHLLTNEERNKVPQFTDVWVDIGAKDRADAESIVRLGDPVTYQLQYRTLRNGLAASPAMDDKVGLWVVMEALRLISQRNIQASVYSVSTVQEEIGLRGAITSTHSVAPTVGIAVDVCHATDTPGNDKKQVGDTRLGAGPVIFRGANINPRVFDLLESVAQTHKIPVQIRGVPRATGTDANAMQISRDGVATALIGIPNRYMHSPVEVVHLDDLVNAAKLLAEFALAVTPEMDWTP from the coding sequence ATGGATGAACGGTCGCAAGCCTTTTTTCGCCAACTGCTGGATACCCCCAGTCCATCAGGATTCGAGCGGCCTATTCAAGACGTTGTGCGTGCCTGGGTTGGTGAGTTTGCCCACGAAGTCCGCACCGATTGGCACGGGAATGTGATCGCGGCCCGCCATCCGGCTCCGAATCAGCCGTCCCCCATGAAAATCATGTACGCGGGACATTGCGACCAGATCGCGCTCATGGTCGAACATATCGACAATGACGGTTACTTGTATATCCAACCCATTGGCGGGTTTGATATGCAAATTCTGTTGGGACAATATTTTACCGTTTGGACGAAATCGGGTCCGGTCCCAGGTGTCTTGTCCCGTCGGCCTCCGCATTTGTTGACGAACGAGGAGCGGAACAAAGTTCCGCAATTTACCGATGTCTGGGTGGATATCGGTGCCAAAGATCGCGCGGATGCCGAATCGATCGTTCGCCTGGGCGATCCGGTGACCTATCAATTGCAATATCGGACGCTTCGCAACGGACTTGCCGCTTCCCCCGCCATGGACGATAAAGTGGGATTATGGGTGGTGATGGAAGCGCTGCGGTTGATTAGCCAACGAAATATCCAAGCCAGCGTGTATAGTGTGTCGACGGTTCAGGAAGAAATCGGCCTGCGCGGTGCGATCACCAGCACCCATTCCGTTGCCCCAACGGTCGGGATTGCCGTCGATGTTTGCCATGCAACCGACACCCCCGGCAACGATAAGAAACAGGTCGGGGATACCCGATTGGGAGCCGGGCCGGTGATCTTCCGCGGTGCCAATATCAACCCGCGTGTGTTTGACCTGTTGGAGAGTGTGGCCCAAACGCATAAAATTCCGGTGCAGATTCGGGGAGTGCCGCGTGCCACCGGAACCGATGCCAACGCGATGCAAATTAGCCGAGATGGGGTTGCAACGGCGTTGATCGGAATTCCGAACCGGTACATGCACAGCCCCGTGGAAGTTGTCCACCTGGATGACCTGGTGAACGCGGCCAAATTGCTGGCCGAATTTGCCCTGGCGGTCACTCCAGAAATGGACTGGACCCCCTGA
- a CDS encoding FliA/WhiG family RNA polymerase sigma factor: protein MWQTYQQVRTTDEAQTTELRNLLVERYLPLVKYNAERIWARLPDGVELDDLISAGVFGLMDAIDAFDLSRGVKFETYCVPRIRGAMLDELRTMDWVPRLVRSKASQFEQARKSLEIDLGRPPRPEELAAKLGVPLEQLDEVVGQATAVGLVSLNKKWYETDSYKDVREIDIIEDKKAEDPTHRLQNGDLMRLVTRGLNRNERLIIILYYYEDMTMKEIGATLDLSESRVSQMHSSIVARLQSQLGKRRPEFSN from the coding sequence ATGTGGCAGACCTATCAACAGGTTCGTACCACGGATGAGGCGCAGACCACTGAACTGCGGAATTTGCTCGTCGAACGGTATCTACCGTTGGTCAAGTACAATGCGGAACGGATCTGGGCACGGCTTCCCGACGGTGTGGAACTCGACGATCTCATCAGCGCCGGCGTGTTCGGGCTGATGGATGCCATCGATGCCTTCGATTTGTCGCGCGGTGTCAAGTTCGAAACGTACTGTGTGCCTCGAATTCGGGGTGCCATGCTCGATGAACTGCGCACCATGGACTGGGTGCCTCGATTGGTTCGATCGAAGGCCAGCCAGTTCGAACAAGCACGCAAATCGCTGGAAATCGACCTCGGTCGTCCACCGCGTCCGGAAGAATTGGCCGCCAAACTCGGCGTGCCTTTGGAACAACTCGATGAAGTGGTGGGACAAGCCACGGCAGTCGGGTTGGTCAGCCTGAACAAAAAATGGTACGAAACCGATTCGTACAAGGATGTCCGAGAAATCGACATCATCGAAGATAAGAAGGCCGAAGATCCAACGCACCGCCTGCAAAATGGCGATCTGATGCGCTTGGTGACCCGCGGGCTGAATCGCAATGAACGCCTCATTATCATTCTGTATTATTACGAAGATATGACGATGAAGGAAATCGGCGCGACTCTGGACCTGAGCGAATCGCGCGTCTCGCAAATGCACTCCAGCATTGTGGCCCGTTTGCAATCGCAACTGGGCAAACGCCGTCCGGAATTCAGCAATTAA
- a CDS encoding class I SAM-dependent methyltransferase — protein MLRWTMPLIFCVVGSSGFAAEPEKPAETRPAEAKYEFRKFHDPNGIGKFYMGREIAQVMGHQGADWLDRPEREDEENPTVLHELLKIRPGDSVADIGAGSGYHTFRMAKFVGPKGKVYAVEIQPEMLAIIRKRAKESRLDNIELVLGTENNPKLPDNSQDLILLVDVYHEFAEPYEMTAAMVKALKPGGRIAFVEFRLEDPRVPIKLVHKMSERQVIREMSLFPEMKHKQTIGKLPWQHLVIFEKAGANKPMDDPKKPNPPENK, from the coding sequence ATGTTGCGTTGGACCATGCCGCTGATTTTCTGCGTTGTCGGCTCCTCGGGATTCGCTGCGGAACCGGAGAAGCCCGCTGAGACTCGACCTGCGGAAGCGAAGTATGAATTCCGCAAATTCCATGATCCCAACGGGATCGGGAAATTTTACATGGGCCGCGAAATTGCCCAAGTGATGGGCCACCAAGGTGCCGATTGGCTGGATCGGCCCGAACGCGAAGATGAAGAAAATCCAACGGTGCTGCATGAGTTGCTGAAGATTCGCCCAGGCGATTCGGTGGCGGATATTGGGGCAGGCTCGGGGTATCACACCTTTCGGATGGCCAAATTTGTCGGTCCGAAAGGAAAGGTCTATGCCGTGGAGATTCAGCCGGAAATGCTGGCGATTATCCGCAAGCGGGCCAAAGAAAGCCGTTTGGATAATATCGAGTTGGTGTTGGGGACGGAAAACAATCCAAAACTGCCGGACAACAGCCAAGATTTAATTCTGTTAGTCGATGTCTATCACGAATTTGCCGAGCCGTATGAAATGACAGCGGCGATGGTGAAGGCGTTGAAGCCCGGCGGTCGCATCGCATTTGTGGAATTTCGGCTGGAAGATCCGCGTGTGCCGATCAAATTAGTCCACAAAATGAGCGAACGGCAAGTCATTCGGGAAATGAGCCTGTTTCCCGAAATGAAGCATAAGCAGACCATCGGCAAGCTGCCCTGGCAACATCTCGTGATCTTCGAGAAGGCGGGTGCGAACAAGCCGATGGACGATCCGAAGAAACCGAATCCGCCGGAAAACAAATAA
- a CDS encoding TolC family protein, with the protein MPLRSMSPLQRWITRCRWVPLALVVLAMAVGCTRRFFREASDKDVANLIREKDVSPAWKVQNWNVYPDPKARYADPTDPDHPPMPPDDAAARLLSPNPQGPRKAGMGLIEGDGYLQMIVAWDAMNRQEDVEPPLAGGDPASPAQPNDPAMPNGPMLPNGPMLPNSPQPNGGAVGDQISAIPSGIQQAAFQAPASNPETNDAAVRPSVEKALSSNKPTYRLKLDQALFLALFNSREFQDRREDLYLAALPVSLERFGFAAQFFSRGNTVREATGRETTQGAGNRWTADTESGLNRLFPTGAQLLVRMANRLVIELGGGKPDVSVSNLSLELAQPLLAGGGFAVTLEPLTQAERNLLYAMRSFARFRKIHAVYVAAGGDVFNSPFSYAGLALRGVGPTLTAQGLGYLQVLLRAAIARNEEANRKALGRFQDLFEAFKEGGDVSELQVGQIEQELLRSESTLLTARRNLQDGMDLFKLQLGVPTDLPLELDDTAIRPIRNQIERLERVLAEAEETRASVAAFSKIEDGTELRNALLRLVAETPLTKDTSVRQQFAELLGRYQNSTPDELKKFLTDGNAELRRLLDQKTDLEIQKRPIPIELTTGIANTQRDLAYVSLEQSLRRFQERPWLKENPDRQARIRAGLFREVQTDIIRVIGDARSERLSQIRKAWPKLPPLCVSGVDLLKADLDTAQTAVAQAALTNRLDLMNTRAQLVDAWRLIRVRANALMGVLDVRYHTETSTPANANQPLDLGGSRTTHQLILSGELPLVRRLERNNYRIGLIAFQRQRRNLQAVEDFILNAVRAELRELRVAAENYQIQQRALELAYSQVENSLDVFNAPPLPGSTGVGGGSGAGNAAALTQQLLNAQRSLPQAQNALYTVWINYQVVRLQLYRDLELLPLDARGAWIDEQLSCECAPNGPAPLPPGVLSGPIADGANQPRVDDAGNQPRFDSAPANGLRPVNVGSPYGVIATPRVPSGS; encoded by the coding sequence ATGCCATTGCGATCCATGAGCCCGCTGCAACGATGGATCACGCGCTGCCGTTGGGTGCCCCTGGCACTGGTAGTGCTCGCCATGGCAGTGGGGTGTACCCGGCGATTCTTCCGCGAAGCATCCGACAAAGATGTTGCCAACCTGATTCGGGAGAAAGATGTTTCGCCGGCATGGAAAGTCCAAAATTGGAACGTCTATCCCGACCCGAAAGCCCGCTACGCCGACCCCACCGACCCGGACCATCCGCCCATGCCGCCGGATGATGCGGCCGCGCGGCTGCTCTCCCCGAATCCGCAAGGTCCGCGCAAAGCAGGGATGGGGTTGATCGAAGGCGATGGCTATCTTCAGATGATCGTCGCCTGGGACGCCATGAATCGGCAGGAAGATGTCGAACCGCCGTTGGCCGGTGGTGATCCCGCCTCGCCCGCCCAGCCGAATGATCCGGCGATGCCAAATGGCCCCATGCTGCCAAATGGCCCCATGCTGCCCAACTCCCCACAGCCCAACGGCGGCGCGGTGGGGGATCAGATTTCCGCGATTCCTTCCGGGATTCAACAAGCGGCGTTCCAGGCACCCGCCAGCAACCCGGAAACCAACGATGCCGCCGTTCGACCCAGCGTCGAGAAAGCACTTTCGAGCAATAAGCCAACGTATCGCTTGAAGTTGGATCAAGCCTTATTCTTGGCATTATTCAATAGTCGAGAATTCCAAGACCGACGCGAAGATTTGTACCTTGCCGCCCTGCCCGTGTCGTTGGAGCGATTCGGATTCGCGGCCCAATTCTTCTCGCGCGGCAACACCGTCCGCGAAGCAACCGGACGCGAGACGACCCAAGGCGCAGGCAATCGTTGGACTGCCGATACCGAAAGCGGCCTGAACCGATTGTTCCCCACCGGGGCACAATTACTGGTACGCATGGCCAACCGACTGGTCATCGAATTGGGCGGCGGCAAACCCGATGTCAGCGTCTCCAATCTGTCGCTGGAATTGGCGCAGCCGTTACTCGCTGGCGGTGGATTCGCCGTCACCCTGGAGCCCTTGACCCAGGCGGAACGCAACCTGCTGTACGCCATGCGATCGTTCGCGCGATTCCGAAAAATTCATGCCGTGTATGTGGCCGCGGGTGGCGATGTGTTCAATTCGCCGTTCAGCTACGCGGGTTTGGCACTGCGCGGGGTCGGCCCGACGTTGACCGCACAGGGGTTAGGATATCTGCAAGTGCTGTTGCGTGCTGCGATTGCGCGAAATGAAGAAGCCAACCGAAAAGCATTGGGCCGATTCCAGGATTTGTTCGAAGCCTTCAAAGAAGGTGGTGATGTTTCGGAATTGCAGGTTGGTCAGATTGAGCAAGAATTACTGCGTTCCGAATCGACATTATTGACCGCCCGGCGAAATCTGCAGGACGGAATGGATCTCTTCAAGCTACAATTGGGTGTACCAACGGATTTACCGTTAGAGTTGGATGACACCGCCATCCGGCCGATTCGGAATCAGATTGAACGGCTCGAACGGGTGCTTGCCGAGGCCGAAGAAACCCGCGCCAGTGTCGCCGCGTTTTCCAAGATTGAAGACGGCACCGAACTGCGCAATGCCCTACTCCGATTGGTGGCCGAGACACCGCTGACCAAAGACACGAGCGTTCGTCAGCAGTTTGCCGAGCTGTTGGGCCGATATCAAAATTCGACCCCGGATGAGCTGAAAAAATTTCTCACTGATGGGAATGCCGAACTCCGTCGTCTATTAGATCAGAAGACGGACCTGGAAATTCAAAAGCGACCGATTCCGATCGAATTGACAACCGGAATTGCGAATACCCAGCGCGATCTCGCCTATGTGTCATTGGAACAATCGCTGCGACGATTTCAAGAGCGCCCCTGGCTGAAGGAAAATCCAGACCGTCAAGCGCGGATTCGAGCTGGTCTGTTCCGGGAAGTTCAAACGGATATCATTCGCGTCATTGGCGATGCGCGATCGGAACGGCTGTCGCAGATTCGCAAGGCATGGCCCAAGTTGCCACCGCTGTGCGTTTCCGGTGTTGATCTTCTGAAGGCGGATCTGGATACCGCCCAAACTGCGGTGGCACAAGCCGCCTTGACCAACCGGCTTGACCTGATGAACACCCGGGCGCAGTTGGTCGATGCCTGGCGATTGATTCGAGTTCGTGCGAATGCCTTGATGGGTGTGCTGGATGTGCGGTATCATACAGAAACGTCGACACCCGCGAATGCCAACCAACCGCTCGACCTGGGGGGATCTCGCACCACCCACCAGCTCATTTTGTCCGGTGAATTGCCCCTGGTTCGTCGTCTGGAACGGAACAACTATCGAATTGGTTTGATTGCATTCCAACGACAACGTCGCAATTTGCAAGCCGTGGAGGATTTCATTCTGAATGCCGTTCGAGCCGAACTTCGGGAACTTCGAGTGGCCGCCGAGAATTACCAAATTCAGCAACGCGCCTTGGAACTTGCGTATTCCCAGGTGGAAAACTCGCTGGATGTGTTCAATGCACCGCCCCTACCGGGTAGCACTGGTGTGGGCGGGGGAAGCGGAGCGGGCAACGCCGCCGCATTAACGCAACAGTTGCTCAATGCCCAACGATCGCTGCCACAAGCCCAGAATGCCTTGTACACCGTTTGGATCAATTACCAGGTAGTCCGATTGCAGCTCTACCGCGATCTGGAACTGCTGCCCCTGGATGCCCGAGGAGCGTGGATCGATGAACAACTCTCCTGCGAATGTGCCCCCAACGGCCCCGCACCCCTCCCACCCGGAGTCCTCTCCGGCCCAATCGCCGATGGAGCCAACCAGCCCCGCGTCGATGATGCCGGGAATCAACCTCGCTTCGATTCCGCCCCTGCCAACGGGCTCCGGCCCGTCAACGTCGGCTCGCCCTACGGCGTCATCGCAACCCCCCGCGTCCCAAGCGGGTCGTAA
- a CDS encoding PhzF family phenazine biosynthesis protein yields the protein MNPVPLWIVDAFASRPFSGNPAAVCILPRAMSDSAYQAVAQEMNLSETAFLERFGDDWALRWFTPTVEVDLCGHATLAAAHTLWEMQLSTQEQLRFHTRSGILTAARHPNGQIALNFPALRVLPTERIPQLSEGLGVEPIFVGDSGMDVFAELPDEATVRAIQPEFSILEQIPTRGIIITARANAGSRYDFVSRFFAPGAGVDEDPVTGSAHCSLATFWGTRLGRHELHAYQASQRGGELDLHWKGDRVELRGSAATVLQGSIYLPGAG from the coding sequence ATGAATCCAGTCCCATTGTGGATTGTGGATGCGTTTGCCAGTCGGCCATTTTCCGGAAATCCCGCGGCGGTTTGCATTTTGCCGCGGGCCATGTCCGATTCGGCCTATCAAGCGGTGGCCCAGGAGATGAACCTCTCGGAAACCGCATTCCTGGAACGCTTCGGCGATGATTGGGCACTCCGCTGGTTTACCCCGACTGTCGAAGTGGACTTATGCGGGCACGCTACTTTAGCGGCGGCCCATACGTTGTGGGAGATGCAACTCTCGACACAGGAACAACTTCGGTTTCATACCCGAAGCGGGATTCTGACCGCAGCGCGGCATCCCAACGGGCAGATTGCCTTGAATTTTCCGGCCTTGCGGGTGCTGCCAACCGAGCGGATTCCGCAATTGAGCGAGGGACTTGGCGTCGAGCCAATTTTCGTCGGCGATTCCGGGATGGATGTGTTCGCCGAACTGCCAGACGAAGCCACCGTGCGGGCGATTCAACCCGAGTTTTCGATCCTCGAACAAATTCCGACGCGCGGAATCATCATCACCGCGCGGGCGAATGCGGGAAGCCGATACGATTTCGTCTCGCGCTTCTTCGCACCGGGCGCGGGAGTGGACGAAGACCCCGTGACGGGATCGGCCCACTGCTCACTGGCCACGTTTTGGGGGACACGCTTGGGCCGCCACGAGTTGCATGCGTATCAAGCATCCCAGCGCGGCGGCGAGCTCGATTTGCATTGGAAGGGCGATCGCGTGGAACTTCGTGGTTCCGCCGCGACCGTCCTGCAAGGCAGCATTTACTTACCAGGCGCGGGATAA
- a CDS encoding EamA family transporter — MSRSSPDVDGYADEPTSNLLATPKLLTIVLAFLAVYLTWSSTYLAMLWATESMPVFLMAGSRFVIAGGLMYLLVRLQGHAAPTWRQMRLIAISGFLLMLIGNAGVVWAEANHLPTSLASLLVALTPMATAAIDWLIFRAERPRGLVLLGLILGMVGMAVLLAPSLMELVTGAETEIPIWGVISVIVAVVAWSLGALMARYAQQPASTWVTASMQMLIGGMQLLVVSVLLGETAQWNPIETSLRGWLSFGYLIVFGSWVGYSAFTWLMKHVNPTLVATYGFVNPVLAVMIGWFVLGEQLSTTALGGGGIILMSVLLILIGHARKTQRAARTRARLAIPSRLSAISALAAGEKSS, encoded by the coding sequence ATGAGCCGCTCCTCTCCGGATGTCGATGGATATGCCGATGAACCCACGTCCAATCTCCTGGCCACGCCCAAACTGCTGACAATCGTGCTGGCATTTTTGGCGGTCTATTTGACCTGGAGTTCGACCTATTTGGCCATGCTTTGGGCGACGGAATCGATGCCCGTATTCCTGATGGCCGGTTCGCGGTTTGTCATCGCCGGAGGGCTGATGTATCTGCTGGTGCGGCTGCAAGGTCACGCGGCACCAACGTGGCGACAAATGCGGCTCATTGCGATCAGCGGCTTTCTGCTCATGCTCATTGGCAATGCCGGCGTCGTCTGGGCCGAGGCGAATCACCTGCCCACCAGCCTCGCCTCGCTGCTTGTGGCACTCACCCCCATGGCGACGGCAGCGATCGATTGGCTGATCTTCCGCGCGGAGCGACCCCGCGGACTGGTTTTGTTGGGGCTGATTCTTGGTATGGTCGGCATGGCGGTGCTGTTGGCCCCGTCGCTGATGGAGTTGGTCACCGGTGCCGAGACGGAAATTCCGATCTGGGGCGTGATCTCCGTGATTGTGGCCGTGGTCGCGTGGTCACTCGGCGCGCTGATGGCCCGATACGCGCAGCAGCCCGCTTCGACGTGGGTGACCGCCTCCATGCAAATGCTCATCGGTGGCATGCAATTACTGGTGGTCAGCGTGTTGCTGGGCGAAACGGCCCAGTGGAATCCGATCGAAACGTCGCTGCGTGGGTGGCTCTCCTTTGGCTATCTGATTGTGTTCGGTTCCTGGGTCGGGTATTCTGCGTTCACGTGGTTGATGAAGCATGTCAATCCCACGCTGGTGGCGACCTACGGATTCGTGAATCCCGTCTTGGCGGTGATGATCGGCTGGTTCGTACTCGGCGAACAACTGAGTACGACCGCATTGGGTGGCGGCGGTATTATTCTGATGTCTGTTTTGTTGATTCTGATCGGACACGCTCGCAAAACCCAACGCGCGGCTCGGACTCGCGCTCGACTGGCGATTCCATCGCGACTGTCGGCAATATCGGCGCTGGCCGCTGGAGAGAAATCGTCATGA
- a CDS encoding ABC transporter permease, with protein MLNMDQIQRSFMLAIRSLWLHKLRAALSVLGIVIGTSAVIALMAFGEGSMQDALEDIRRQGATNIIVRSVKPADNAMGQSVSWIAKYGLTYEDEEALRSYLGDTLQRMVPMRVFNQEIRHYERRHNGRVVGTTEKYAEVNQLELIAGRFLSEDDNENLQNYAVLGSGTADALFPFEDPIGQQINIGRNNYQVIGVLKNRMPTGGSGGSQAAEDFNDDVYIPLKTCRAWIGDRIMQRSAGSRSAEQVELSQITITVGDLDQVRSAGEQIKSYLERSHLKKDWLITVPLDRLEEAERTKNRFTRLLVLIASISLVVGGIGIMNIMLATVTERTREIGIRRALGAKRRDITTQFLVEAVVQTSVGGLAGVVVGLSMTYIVPWLSLALFEVPLQAKVHVPSIFISVIVSIGVGVLFGLYPAQRAAKLDPIEALRHD; from the coding sequence ATGCTGAATATGGATCAAATCCAACGGAGTTTTATGCTGGCGATTCGGAGTTTGTGGCTTCACAAACTTCGAGCGGCACTCTCCGTTTTGGGGATCGTCATCGGCACCTCGGCGGTGATCGCCCTGATGGCGTTCGGCGAAGGGAGCATGCAAGACGCATTGGAAGATATTCGCCGACAAGGGGCGACGAATATCATTGTCCGCAGTGTCAAACCAGCGGACAACGCGATGGGGCAATCCGTCTCGTGGATCGCCAAATACGGCCTGACCTACGAAGACGAAGAAGCGCTCCGCAGTTACTTGGGCGATACGCTGCAACGCATGGTGCCCATGCGCGTGTTCAATCAGGAGATTCGCCATTACGAGCGACGGCACAACGGGCGCGTCGTGGGGACGACCGAAAAATATGCCGAAGTGAATCAACTGGAATTGATTGCCGGGCGGTTTCTCTCGGAAGATGATAACGAGAATTTGCAAAATTACGCGGTGCTTGGATCAGGAACCGCCGATGCATTATTCCCGTTCGAAGACCCCATTGGCCAACAAATCAACATTGGCCGCAACAATTATCAAGTCATTGGCGTGCTGAAGAATCGGATGCCCACGGGTGGTTCGGGCGGTTCGCAAGCGGCGGAAGATTTCAACGACGATGTTTACATCCCGTTGAAGACCTGCCGCGCGTGGATCGGCGACCGCATCATGCAGCGATCCGCTGGCTCCCGAAGCGCGGAACAAGTGGAACTCTCGCAGATCACCATCACCGTGGGCGATCTCGACCAAGTCCGCTCTGCCGGCGAACAGATCAAAAGCTATTTGGAACGATCGCACCTCAAGAAAGATTGGCTCATCACCGTCCCGCTGGATCGACTGGAAGAAGCCGAGCGGACGAAGAATCGCTTTACCCGGCTTCTGGTACTCATCGCCAGTATTTCGCTGGTGGTTGGTGGCATTGGCATCATGAATATCATGCTCGCCACGGTGACCGAGCGAACGCGAGAAATCGGCATCCGTCGGGCATTGGGAGCGAAACGGCGCGATATTACCACGCAATTTTTGGTGGAAGCTGTCGTCCAAACGAGCGTCGGAGGTCTCGCCGGTGTCGTCGTCGGATTGTCGATGACGTACATCGTCCCCTGGTTGTCGCTCGCGCTGTTCGAGGTGCCACTCCAGGCGAAAGTCCATGTGCCATCGATCTTTATCTCGGTGATCGTCTCGATTGGTGTGGGTGTCTTATTCGGTCTGTATCCCGCCCAACGAGCCGCGAAACTCGACCCGATCGAGGCGTTGCGACACGATTAA